One region of Ahniella affigens genomic DNA includes:
- a CDS encoding OmpW/AlkL family protein, with protein MKKIAPVLAVALLTLPMAASAEGFSVALSAFNLNPKSDNGSLAAGALDVSINSETNLTLAGEYHFTDNWSVEVQYGLGFDHEVSLNGAKSLEITHRPLTVAGKYTFNGDTFRPYVGLGFNQTTFGDEKEFGPIAGTNTSLDNSTGLAALAGLQFDLTERFALRAEARFLDMDTDVSVNGDGVGTANVDPFLFGVSGVLRF; from the coding sequence ATGAAGAAGATTGCCCCAGTCCTCGCTGTTGCGCTGCTCACACTGCCCATGGCCGCCTCGGCCGAGGGATTCAGCGTCGCGCTCAGTGCGTTCAATTTGAATCCGAAGTCCGATAACGGCAGCCTTGCTGCTGGTGCGCTCGATGTGTCGATCAACAGCGAAACGAACCTTACCCTCGCTGGCGAATACCACTTCACCGACAACTGGAGTGTGGAAGTTCAGTACGGCCTCGGCTTCGATCACGAAGTGTCGCTGAATGGGGCGAAGTCGCTCGAAATCACACACCGTCCGCTGACCGTTGCCGGCAAGTACACCTTCAATGGCGACACGTTCCGGCCATACGTCGGCCTGGGCTTCAACCAGACGACATTTGGCGACGAGAAAGAGTTTGGCCCGATTGCCGGCACCAACACGAGCTTGGATAACTCGACCGGACTCGCTGCGCTGGCCGGTTTGCAATTCGATCTGACCGAGCGCTTCGCGTTGCGTGCCGAAGCCCGCTTCCTCGACATGGATACCGATGTGTCAGTCAACGGTGATGGCGTTGGTACCGCGAACGTGGATCCGTTTCTGTTCGGTGTTTCGGGCGTCTTGCGCTTCTGA
- a CDS encoding DUF1801 domain-containing protein, which translates to MVSSTAKTPAAYLAELPPERRAIIAALRERILKRLPSGYEEVMLWGMLVYVIPLARYPNTYNGQPLAYVALAAQKNAYSLYLNMAYGNNTVENEFRAAYVKAGKKLDMGKCCVRFKKLDDLLLDAVDNAIASTPLSAYLDGYERVMAATKTGQRQAARKQSPKAETAKTPARKASAKSVAASKPAAKKPAVKKTASKKPAATTRAAAKPAAATTVAARKRPR; encoded by the coding sequence ATGGTTTCGAGCACTGCCAAAACCCCCGCCGCCTATCTGGCCGAACTGCCGCCCGAACGGCGCGCCATCATCGCCGCACTGCGCGAACGCATTCTGAAGCGGCTGCCGTCCGGCTACGAGGAAGTGATGCTGTGGGGCATGCTGGTGTACGTCATTCCGCTGGCTCGGTACCCGAATACCTACAACGGGCAGCCGCTGGCCTACGTTGCGCTCGCCGCGCAAAAGAACGCGTACTCGCTTTACCTGAACATGGCCTATGGGAACAACACGGTCGAGAACGAATTTCGTGCCGCGTACGTGAAGGCCGGCAAGAAGCTCGACATGGGGAAGTGCTGCGTCCGCTTCAAAAAGCTCGACGACTTGCTGCTCGACGCGGTCGACAACGCGATTGCGAGCACGCCGTTGTCCGCCTACTTGGATGGATACGAGCGCGTGATGGCTGCAACCAAGACCGGGCAGCGCCAAGCGGCCCGCAAGCAATCACCCAAAGCGGAAACGGCCAAGACTCCGGCGCGCAAAGCATCGGCAAAATCCGTTGCAGCTAGCAAGCCTGCTGCGAAGAAGCCTGCGGTGAAGAAGACTGCGTCCAAGAAGCCCGCTGCGACGACGCGCGCCGCAGCGAAACCGGCGGCAGCGACCACCGTGGCAGCCCGCAAACGACCGCGCTGA
- a CDS encoding proprotein convertase P-domain-containing protein, giving the protein MSKFLSKAGLALMALGLNGAALAAKDPMGPNRALHEALPKVADLRTVDVTLDQALAKRQGAALGAEIRTLDASFIKVHFDYFNLPSGLSLEVASDDGSEVYRYSNKSRDGHTVDPSLGQDGRFSFSAMSVHGPAANLRIVGKAKEAWTSAHGVRVSRYLEGYPEALIAGLMQDDLLSLGNAPKAICGVDDKRGVACYQSSDATAFDRSRPVARLVLSGGGLCTTWRVGPNNHLFTNNHCFATQSEVAAAEVWFNYQAAACGGTSSATTTKVTGATMLKTDATLDYTLYTVNNFANLASFGYLGLDNRLPVQGEEIFIPQHPGGRLKELGVVSDHRSGGRCIVDTAVQNGTGTNTDAGYKCDTEGGSSGSPVIARSSNKVIALHHLGGCNNSGAHISKIWPQVATYFNNVVPGGDIGGGTPTNQAPTANFTFSSSGLTATFTDSSTDSDGTISSRSWNFGDGTTSTATSPSKTYAAAGTYNVSLTVTDNAGATNTKTSAVTVSSGTALMLTNGVPVNNLAVATAGNSITYVMNVPAHATNLKFVMSGGTGDADMYVRLNAAPTTTTYDCRPYQTGNAETCNIATATPGTYYVMLRAYSAFSGVTLTGSYSISNFQTYSNSTVQNINDNTTINSPITVSGRSGNAPSAATVSVNITHTYQGDLKVDLVAPDGTLYNIHNRTGSGTDNIIKSMTLNLSSELLNGTWNLRVQDAGAGDTGKLNSWSISF; this is encoded by the coding sequence ATGTCGAAGTTTCTGAGCAAGGCCGGCTTGGCGCTAATGGCGCTCGGCCTGAATGGAGCCGCGCTAGCGGCGAAGGACCCAATGGGGCCGAATCGGGCACTCCATGAAGCATTACCGAAGGTCGCTGATCTGCGCACGGTCGACGTGACATTGGATCAGGCCTTGGCCAAACGCCAGGGTGCCGCGCTGGGCGCCGAGATCCGAACGCTGGACGCCAGCTTCATCAAGGTCCACTTCGACTACTTCAATCTGCCGAGCGGCCTGAGTCTGGAAGTCGCCAGCGACGACGGCTCCGAGGTGTATCGCTACAGCAACAAATCGCGCGACGGGCATACGGTCGATCCGAGTCTCGGTCAGGATGGTCGCTTCAGTTTCTCGGCAATGTCCGTCCACGGACCGGCCGCCAATCTCCGCATTGTTGGCAAAGCCAAAGAAGCTTGGACCAGCGCGCATGGCGTGCGCGTGTCGCGGTATCTCGAAGGCTATCCCGAAGCGTTGATTGCCGGCCTGATGCAAGACGACCTGCTGAGTCTGGGCAACGCCCCTAAGGCCATTTGTGGCGTGGACGACAAGCGCGGTGTGGCCTGCTATCAGAGTAGTGATGCAACGGCATTTGATCGATCCCGCCCCGTGGCGCGACTCGTGCTCAGCGGTGGTGGACTCTGCACCACCTGGCGCGTGGGGCCGAACAATCATCTGTTCACGAACAACCACTGCTTTGCGACGCAGTCCGAAGTTGCTGCCGCGGAGGTTTGGTTCAACTACCAAGCGGCCGCATGCGGCGGCACCAGCAGCGCCACGACCACCAAGGTCACTGGCGCGACCATGTTGAAGACCGATGCAACGCTCGACTACACGCTCTACACGGTGAACAACTTCGCGAACCTGGCGAGCTTCGGCTACCTGGGGCTTGATAACCGATTGCCCGTCCAGGGTGAGGAGATCTTCATTCCGCAACATCCGGGCGGCCGCCTCAAGGAGCTTGGCGTCGTCAGCGATCATCGCAGTGGCGGCCGCTGCATCGTCGACACCGCCGTGCAGAACGGCACGGGTACCAATACCGACGCCGGTTACAAGTGCGACACCGAAGGCGGCAGTTCCGGGTCACCGGTAATCGCCCGCTCCAGCAACAAGGTGATCGCGCTGCATCACCTTGGTGGCTGCAACAACTCGGGCGCGCACATTTCCAAAATCTGGCCGCAGGTTGCCACGTACTTCAACAACGTGGTGCCCGGTGGCGATATCGGCGGCGGCACGCCGACGAATCAGGCGCCGACCGCAAACTTCACGTTCAGCAGTTCCGGACTGACCGCGACCTTTACGGACAGCTCGACCGATAGCGATGGCACGATCAGTTCGCGTTCGTGGAACTTTGGCGATGGCACCACCTCAACGGCTACCAGCCCAAGCAAAACCTATGCAGCCGCTGGCACCTACAATGTCAGTCTGACCGTTACCGACAATGCCGGCGCCACCAATACGAAGACCTCGGCAGTGACCGTGTCAAGCGGCACTGCGTTGATGCTGACCAACGGCGTACCCGTCAACAACCTGGCGGTCGCCACGGCCGGCAACTCGATCACTTACGTGATGAACGTCCCCGCGCATGCAACGAATCTGAAGTTCGTCATGAGTGGTGGCACCGGCGACGCCGACATGTATGTGCGCCTGAATGCGGCCCCGACGACCACTACCTACGATTGCCGACCGTACCAAACGGGTAACGCCGAAACCTGCAATATCGCGACCGCGACGCCCGGTACATACTACGTGATGCTGCGCGCGTATTCGGCCTTCTCCGGCGTGACACTCACCGGCAGCTACAGCATCTCGAACTTCCAGACTTACTCCAACAGCACGGTGCAAAACATCAACGACAACACGACGATCAACTCGCCGATCACGGTGTCAGGTCGTTCCGGCAATGCGCCAAGCGCCGCAACGGTGTCGGTGAACATCACCCACACGTATCAAGGCGATCTGAAAGTCGATCTGGTGGCACCGGACGGCACGCTCTACAACATCCACAACCGCACCGGCAGCGGTACCGACAACATCATCAAGTCGATGACACTGAATCTGTCGAGTGAACTCCTCAACGGCACCTGGAATCTGCGCGTGCAGGATGCTGGAGCCGGTGACACTGGCAAGCTGAACTCCTGGTCGATCTCGTTCTGA